CTTGAAATATTGAACATTTCCAACAACAACCTTCTAGGCACCATACCAAAGGAGCTCTTCGGAATTCAAACATTGCTGAATATTGAGTTATCTTCCAACAACCTAGGCGGCCCGCTTCATCCTGATATTGGCAATGCAAAACAACTCACATATTTGGATATTTCATCAAACAGTCTATCTGGAGAAATCCCTAGCGCTATCGGTAACTGCGAAAGGTTGGAAGATATTAAGCTAGGCCATAATGTTTTCAGTGGAAGCGTACCCACTTCATTAGGGAATATAACTAACCTGCAAATTCTCAACTTATCTCGCAACCACCTTAATGGTTCAATACCAGTGTCTCTTGTAAGACTAAAATTTCTTGAGCAACTAGATTTGTCATTCAACCGCCTTGAGGGTGAGGTCCCAACAGCCGGAATATTTAGTAATTTAATTTCTGTGTGGATTGACGGAAACACAGGCCTCTGTGGAGGGCAACTGGTTCGGCACCTACGCCCGTGTTCTGCAATGCATCTGAATTCAAGAAAGAACAAGCATTGTACTGTACAGAAAGTTGTGATCCCATTAGGCAGCATTGCATCACTTGCAATAGTAGTCATACTTCAATGTTGTTCTGGAgagtaaaacaaaagaaaaagaatgtaTCTTTGCCCTCATTTGGTAGCAAATTCCCCAAAGTCACATACATTGATCTTGCAAGATCAACCGAGGGGTTCTCCTCTTCCAAGTTAATCGGCAAAGGAAGATACTCTTCTGTATACCAAGAACTTTGTTTCAAGACAGAATTGTGGTTGCTGTCAAAGTTTTCTGCCTAGAGAGAAAAGGAGCACAAAAGAGCTTCATGGCAGAATGTAATGCTCTGAGAAACATAAGGCATCGCAATCTAGTTCCTATCCTAACAGCATGCTCGAGTATTGATTCAAAGGGAAATGATTTCAAAGCCTTAGTTTATGAGTTCATGCCACAAGGCGACTTGCACACTCTGTTGCACTCCATTCCCAGGCGATGGGAGCTCTTCAACTCTGAACCACATTACACTGGCTCAAAGGCTAAGCATTGTAGTGGACATCGCAGATGCAATGGAATACCTTCATCATAACTATCAAGGAACTATTGTTCATTGCGATCTGAAGCCTAGCAACATTCTTTTGGATGACAATATGACAGCACGTGTTGGAGACTTTGGTCTTGCAATGTTTAAAGTTGACTCCATAATGCCATCTTTTGGTGAttcagcttcggcttcttcAATTGCCATAAAGGGAACAATTGGCTACGTTGCTCCAGGTAATGCCAGTTCTCATACTGCATTTGTTTTTCATGTGCTGTGTTATCTTTGGACTAAAAAGATCTCATATATAATCTGCAGAGTGTGCAACAGGCAGAGAAGTTACAATCGCTGGGGATGTATACAGCTTTGGAATTGTCCTCCTTGAAATATTCTTGCGGAAGAGGCCAACAGATGATATGTTCAAGGACGGACTGAACATTGTAAGATTTGTCGAGATGAATCCAGACAGGATATTAAAGATTATAGATCCTGACTTACTAGAAGATGAGCGTGATGTCTCACAAGGAACTTCAGTATCCTTTAAGGAGAAAAGCTTGGAGTGTTTAGCCTCAGTGCTAAAGACTGGACTTTGCTGTGCCAATCCATCCCCAAGTGAGCGCATGGACATGCAGGGAGTGGCTGCTAGGCTGCACGGAATAAAGGAGGCTTATCTCAGAGGAAACTGAGGTAACATTGTTTGAGCTTACCTGAGAATCTAAATTTCCTAAGAATCTGCTATCGAGATAATCTGTTTGGATAAGCTAGAAGTTTGACAACCCTGATTATTTGTAGTTAATTACTTATTCTGAGTGTAAGATGACCCGTATGTCCGTGTGGCTGATGATAGCTCATTTGATTCATGAGTGTGAGCATAAGATGATTTTGACAGTATTTTTGAAGTTTGTAAAAcataaattttaataaaataattaCTAATGCATTCCAAGTTATTGAACTAGCCAAGTCATCCCAAGTCATTGAAATACCTattagttcaaaaaaaaaaagactacaaGAAATAATCACCCACGCAAAAGTAGTGCCATTTTTTTGCCATCTCAGTGTAGAAGTAGAAGAAAATATGCAAGCCAAAGATACTAGTGCAAAGGAGATGACTGCAGTACAAAGCGTAGATGGTATTGTAATGGCCAAGAGGGGAGCAACACCAAGCAGAACGAAGAGATCGCCGCCCTAGTGCACGGATGAACTCAGGAAGAGTCGCTGTTGCTGCCGTGCCGCTGCTGTCTCTCTgctatgctgctgctgcctctgctCCGCACCGCGCGCAACGCCGTTGCTAGCCGCGCCGCCAGCCTGCCTGCAGCGCCACGCCTGCTCCCTGCAGGCTGTGCCGCACCGTCCCCCAAAATCCGCACGCACCGGATCTGCAGTGGGAGAGGCTTCAGACTCTCCGCACTCATCGTACTCTATTTCCATACTCTAAAAGGAATATTCTATTCTAGTTATCGAGATTCTCTCCTCTATACCAATTTCTCCCGCACCCGTATTACTCTATACCACATATTCTATACCAACTACCCTATATTTTATTCAACCATCTTCAACTACCATCTCATTTTAACAAACACATTTCTTCATAACAcgatcatttagaatggttatcCTAAATCATGGAATGTGAAtaattagtaatacaacttTTTCATTAAGTAGTAATTGTTAGTAGTACTATTTAATTAATGATATGTAATTAAAAAATATGCTCACCTGCCTTGACGTACTACAAGAGCTGTACTTCACGCATGGACAAAGTAGCATGGTGCAGCTTTGCAAAAGCAGTATGGTCACATGCAAACAATTCTTGCGGGATTGTTGCACTCATGAAGCACTACAATATGATTGCACAGCAATGACAAGTATATGAACCGGTACCCTTGCTAGCTACAACTTGCATGCCTCCATCTAGTGGCCAAGCACCATGGACAACTTCACTTCCTCGTGTTTTACCAACGCCATAGACGGCTACCCAGGCTCCTTGCGAAGGTACTGgatgatggaggaggaagatgatgataCTCATTTCTTGGTTGATCATGATGAAGCGGAGGCCGCAACATACAACCACCTAGTGCAAGCAGAGAGCTCTCGCACGCGCCGTCAATTTGATGCGCCATGAAAGGTCATTCGGCCGAGGGACCTTCCTTCTAGTCACAAGAGGATCAAAGCCAACTACTTTGCTCCAAACCCTGTTTACAATGATAAGCAATTCTGTAGAAGGTAAAGTTGAGCATATTTCAAAGATTGATCAGCCCATGTCTCTAGTACCTCATATCAGAAGTGTTTTTGCAGGTTTCGGATGCATTGGCATTTATTCAAGCATATTAAAGAGGCTGTTAAAAATCAAGATAACTACTTCAAAAAGAAGTATGATGCCACTGGCAAGGAAGGACTATCGGCTCTTCAGAAATGCGTCGCCGCTATACGCATTCTCGCTTATGGTGTCCCAGCAGATGCTGTTGACGAGTACGTGCGTATTGGTGAGTCAACTGCTCGAAAAGCTTTGCATCATTTCTGTCGGGCTGTCATTGATGTTTTTGGCGAGTATTACCTACGGGCACCCAATGCTGCCGATGTAGCTAGGCTTCTTCAAGAGGGTGAGGATCGTGGGTTCCCGGGGATGCTAGGCAACATTGACTGCATGCACTGGGAGTGGAGGAACTGCCCCACATCATGGAAGGGTCAGTTCACGGGCAGAGGGAAGCATCCCTCTATGATCTTAGAGGCGGTTGCATTGCATGATCTATGGATATGGCATGCTTACTTCGGCATGCTTGGAAGTAACAATGACATTAACGTGCTTCATAGATCCCCAGTATTCTCTGCTTACCTCAGGGTTCATTCAACCCCCGTGTCATTTGGGTCAATGGAAGGACCTTTAACATGGCTACTACCTTGCCGATGGGATTTACCCTGAGTGGGCAGCCTTTGTTAAGACTATTCGTTACCCCATGAAGCAAAAGACCCAGCACTTTGCCACTGCACAGGAAAGTGCACGCAAGGATATAGAGCGTGCATTTGGTGTCCTGCAAACTCGGTTTGCAGTGATCCAAGGACCCGCGTATGGTTGGGACCGTAACCATATTAATGATATAATGGTGACTTACATTATTTTGCATAACATGATAGTGGAGGATGAACAAGACAATGCTCGTGATACTGATTTCTTGAACATTGGAGAACTAGCAGTTCGGTACCGCAACAATCCGGACAGGGAGGCATTTGTTGCCGCACACCATAGGCTTCATGATCAAAACACGCACTTTCAGCTACAATATGATCTCATCGAGCACTAGTGGATGAGGCTGGGATCTCATCATCAGTAGATGAATTAGTGGTCATGTAATATTTTTTAAGACTTGTAATATTCGGTGATCATGTAATATTTATTAAGACTTGTAATGTTCCGTGATCATCACAAACAACATCTAATTCAGCAAATATTCACTAGACATAGGGCAACATCAGATAAATAACAGTTCCAATTAATTCCGCATGGGCTCAACATCAGATAAAATTGTGTCATGATGATAGAACAGATAACAGTTAGAATTAGTTCCCTGAAATAAAATcaagaaaacataaataaagttGCCTCTCCCATCCATGGTTCAAGGGCCCTGTCTCTTCCCGCGCCTAGCTGCAATCTTCTCAAAAATTTCTTCCTGAAGAGCTTCATAATACATTTGCTGAGCTGGTGTGCAGGCATTAAGATCAATCCCAAGGATCCTTTCATCCTCttgcttctccttttctttcttgtcCATGTCATGCTTCTCACGCATGATCCGAATCTTCTCTTGCTCAATGTCTAACAGTGATTGATTGTGGCTTCGTATTTTCTCAAACCACTTCTCATCTATGCAGGCAAGCTGCTGGAAATGATCAATTTTACGCATGGATTCTTCTTGCAGGATAGAAATTTTTTGCAATGATAGATCTTGCATCCTCGAAGCATActccgaagatgatgttgaacCCGCAAAGGAATTTGCTTTCTTCTTGGCTGCTTTTGCTGAATCCCTGCCCATAGGCCTCCTCCTAGCTGATCCAGTAGGGCTAGAattatcatctccaaggtcgTTGGTGTCAGGTTCATGGCTACTGTCCTCTCCAAAACCATCACCTCCAGTTGATTTTCCAAATCCTCTAGGCTTTGGATCCTGCCATTTGGGCTCATCCTTCATAATCTCCCAACAATGCATGTAAGCAAAGTTGTGTTTGAGGATACAGCAAAATTAGCTGCTGCATGAGTGGTCTGCAATAGGAAATAATTGTTGTTAAATTTACaaaaaaatgcatagaaaataaaatggGTCAACAAACCGCAAACCTTATCGGCATCCTACATCCCACTAGGATTCTCTCGAATGGCATCAGCATAGAAGGATGAAAACTTCCCCACTTCAGCCTTGATTATGTTCCAATAGCTCTGTAAAGACCTCAAACTCCTTTCTGGGTAGGATCCCCTCCTCAAATTGTACCACTACACAATCCTATCCCACATGCGATCTTTTTTTTGCAGTACTTGTAATTGGGCCACAACTTATTTCAAGCCATGACTTCGCAATGTTTACATCTTCATCTGGGTTGAAGTTGCCTAACTTGGTCCTATTGaccatttttttcctccttccttttcttGTAGGAGCTAGCGCTGGTGGGATAGGCACTTCCTCCACATCTACCTCATCATTTTGCACAGATGCATCTGCCATTTCAGCCAGATGAAACACTTGTGGAGCATCGGTACTTGGATGCATCATTGGGACATTAGGTGGAAGCTGCTGGAATCCTTGGGGGAACCAGGATGGAGGACCTTGGTAGCCATACATGTATGGTTCCAGGCAGCTTGGTAGGGAGAAATGTTGCCACTAGGGAAAACTCCTTGTGATCCATCAGGAACTTTGGACTGGTTAGGATCCATCCTAAAATCACAGGCAAACAAGATACCAATGGTTATATCTAAG
This genomic window from Setaria viridis chromosome 8, Setaria_viridis_v4.0, whole genome shotgun sequence contains:
- the LOC117834215 gene encoding LOW QUALITY PROTEIN: protein ANTAGONIST OF LIKE HETEROCHROMATIN PROTEIN 1-like (The sequence of the model RefSeq protein was modified relative to this genomic sequence to represent the inferred CDS: inserted 2 bases in 2 codons), encoding MHWHLFKHIKEAVKNQDNYFKKKYDATGKEGLSALQKCVAAIRILAYGVPADAVDEYVRIGESTARKALHHFCRAVIDVFGEYYLRAPNAADVARLLQEGEDRGFPGMLGNIDCMHWEWRNCPTSWKGQFTGRGKHPSMILEAVALHDLWIWHAYFGMLGSNNDINVLHRSPVFSAYLRVHSTPVSFXVNGRTFNXGYYLADGIYPEWAAFVKTIRYPMKQKTQHFATAQESARKDIERAFGVLQTRFAVIQGPAYGWDRNHINDIMVTYIILHNMIVEDEQDNARDTDFLNIGELAVRYRNNPDREAFVAAHHRLHDQNTHFQLQYDLIEH